A window of the Archocentrus centrarchus isolate MPI-CPG fArcCen1 chromosome 9, fArcCen1, whole genome shotgun sequence genome harbors these coding sequences:
- the klhl22 gene encoding kelch-like protein 22 isoform X1, with amino-acid sequence MKPEHRCAVMAENGAPGPMGGRAGSSGRLSRQTYRSPQHFRSLLDGLLSLRHSGILFDVVLVVEGRPIQAHRILLAASCDYFRGMFAGGLRETQQKEIPVHGVSYMAMKKILDYIYTSEIELDPECVQEVLIAATLVQLENVIGFCCDFLFSWMDESNILELYHLADFYGLQQLKAKVHSFILSNIQTLSRTDVYRQLPQEEVFRALSSDELQVNSENEVYEAALHYHYSPEQVETDQVYLQVSPKDNLKMLDAVRFCLIEKHMLQRLHDRLKQCPLKDSVSAALHYHEQELLQPVLQTPLTQPRSTFHCILGFGGMFSSSSLAYTDHLFQVFHPSWGEWRSLTAAHAPRMSNQGIAVLNNFVYLIGGDMNTSGFHAETRCWRYDPCHNKWRMIQSLQQQHADHCVCVVGGHIYAIGGRDYNHELESVERYDPHTDTWEFVSPLKREVYAHAGAVVDGKIYITCGRRGVAYLRETCCFDPAANHWTGCADGPVERAWHGMAAVSGRIYVVGGSNDERGYRRDVLKVACFDPAVNSWSLMSPLPAGHGEPGIAVVHNHIYVLGGRSHDKGNRMKYVHVYNTSTDEWKNETEFKARVSGLAACVALMTPAVIAQARSLEQRTKASWEDGDMDSSEDSSED; translated from the exons ATGAAGCCCGAGCATCGGTGTGCTGTCATGGCTGAGAACGGAGCGCCGGGTCCAATGGGAGGACGCGCTGGGTCATCGGGCCGGCTGAGCCGACAGACCTACAGGAGTCCGCAGCATTTCCGCAGCCTGCTGGACGGCCTGCTGTCTCTCAGACACAGTGGCATCTTGTTTGATGTTGTGTTGGTTGTGGAGGGTCGGCCAATACAAGCACACCGTATACTTCTGGCAGCCTCTTGTGATTATTTCAG GGGGATGTTTGCAGGAGGTCTCcgggagacacagcaaaaggAGATTCCAGTTCACGGAGTATCTTACATGGCCATGAAGAAAATACTTGACTACATCTACACGTCAGAGATTGAGTTAGACCCAGAGTGTGTACAGGAAGTCTTGATAGCTGCCACACTGGTTCAG cttGAGAATGTCATAGGCTTCTGCTGTGATTTCCTTTTCTCTTGGATGGATGAGAGCAACATTTTAGAGCTGTATCACCTAGCTGATTTCTATGGACTGCAACAGCTTAAGGCCAAGGTGCACTCCTTCATCCTCAGTAACATTCAGACGTTGTCCCGAACAGATGTGTACCGACAGCTGCCCCAAGAGGAAGTGTTCAGAGCGCTGAGCAGTGACGAGCTCCAGGTGAACAGTGAGAACGAGGTGTACGAGGCAGCACTTCACTATCATTACAGTCCCGAGCAGGTGGAAACTGACCAGGTATACTTACAGGTCAGTCCAAAG GACAATCTCAAGATGCTTGATGCTGTGCGTTTTTGCCTGATTGAGAAACACATGTTACAGAGATTGCATGACAGACTGAAGCAGTGCCCTCTGAAGGattcagtttcagctgcacTGCACTACCACGAGCAGGAGCTCCTGCAGCCTGTCCTCCAGACTCCTCTCACCCAGCCACGGTCCACTTTCCACTGTATACTGGGCTTCGGGGGGATGTTTAGTTCCAGTTCCCTTGCGTACACCGATCACCTGTTTCAGGTGTTTCACCCAAGCTGGGGGGAGTGGAGGAGTCTCACTGCAGCTCACGCTCCCCGGATGTCCAACCAGGGCATCGCTGTGCTCAACAACTTTGTTTATCTTATTGGTGGGGACATGAACACCAGTGGATTTCATGCAGAGACCCGCTGCTGGAG ATACGACCCTTGTCACAACAAGTGGCGCATGATCCagtctctgcagcagcagcacgctGACCACTGCGTTTGTGTGGTGGGCGGGCACATTTATGCCATCGGAGGGCGAGACTACAACCACGAGCTGGAGTCAGTGGAGCGTTACGACCCACACACCGACACATGGGAATTTGTATCGCCTCTAAAGAGAGAG GTGTATGCCCATGCTGGAGCAGTGGTGGATGGGAAAATTTATATAACGTGCGGGCGCAGAGGGGTGGCCTACCTCAGAGAGACTTGTTGCTTTGACCCTGCAGCCAATCATTGGACAGGGTGTGCAGATGGCCCGGTGGAGCGGGCGTGGCACGGCATGGCTGCTGTCAGTGGCCGCATATATGTTGTTGGAGGGAGTAATGATGAGCGTGGATACAGGAGAGATGTCCTGAAG GTGGCATGCTTTGACCCTGCAGTCAACTCGTGGTCTTTAATGTCCCCCCTCCCTGCTGGACACGGAGAACCCGGTATAGCTGTGGTGCACAATCACATCTACGTCTTGGGAGGGCGCTCGCACGACAAAGGCAACAGGATGAAATACGTTCACGTGTACAACACCAGCACAGACGAGTGGAAAAATGAGACGGAGTTTAAGGCACGCGTCTCCGGCCTGGCAGCCTGCGTGGCACTCATGACCCCTGCCGTGATCGCCCAGGCCAGAAGCTTGGAGCAACGCACCAAGGCCTCATGGGAAGATGGGGACATGGACAGCTCAGAGGACTCAAGTGaggactga
- the klhl22 gene encoding kelch-like protein 22 isoform X2, whose protein sequence is MKPEHRCAVMAENGAPGPMGGRAGSSGRLSRQTYRSPQHFRSLLDGLLSLRHSGILFDVVLVVEGRPIQAHRILLAASCDYFRGMFAGGLRETQQKEIPVHGVSYMAMKKILDYIYTSEIELDPECVQEVLIAATLVQLENVIGFCCDFLFSWMDESNILELYHLADFYGLQQLKAKVHSFILSNIQTLSRTDVYRQLPQEEVFRALSSDELQVNSENEVYEAALHYHYSPEQVETDQVYLQDNLKMLDAVRFCLIEKHMLQRLHDRLKQCPLKDSVSAALHYHEQELLQPVLQTPLTQPRSTFHCILGFGGMFSSSSLAYTDHLFQVFHPSWGEWRSLTAAHAPRMSNQGIAVLNNFVYLIGGDMNTSGFHAETRCWRYDPCHNKWRMIQSLQQQHADHCVCVVGGHIYAIGGRDYNHELESVERYDPHTDTWEFVSPLKREVYAHAGAVVDGKIYITCGRRGVAYLRETCCFDPAANHWTGCADGPVERAWHGMAAVSGRIYVVGGSNDERGYRRDVLKVACFDPAVNSWSLMSPLPAGHGEPGIAVVHNHIYVLGGRSHDKGNRMKYVHVYNTSTDEWKNETEFKARVSGLAACVALMTPAVIAQARSLEQRTKASWEDGDMDSSEDSSED, encoded by the exons ATGAAGCCCGAGCATCGGTGTGCTGTCATGGCTGAGAACGGAGCGCCGGGTCCAATGGGAGGACGCGCTGGGTCATCGGGCCGGCTGAGCCGACAGACCTACAGGAGTCCGCAGCATTTCCGCAGCCTGCTGGACGGCCTGCTGTCTCTCAGACACAGTGGCATCTTGTTTGATGTTGTGTTGGTTGTGGAGGGTCGGCCAATACAAGCACACCGTATACTTCTGGCAGCCTCTTGTGATTATTTCAG GGGGATGTTTGCAGGAGGTCTCcgggagacacagcaaaaggAGATTCCAGTTCACGGAGTATCTTACATGGCCATGAAGAAAATACTTGACTACATCTACACGTCAGAGATTGAGTTAGACCCAGAGTGTGTACAGGAAGTCTTGATAGCTGCCACACTGGTTCAG cttGAGAATGTCATAGGCTTCTGCTGTGATTTCCTTTTCTCTTGGATGGATGAGAGCAACATTTTAGAGCTGTATCACCTAGCTGATTTCTATGGACTGCAACAGCTTAAGGCCAAGGTGCACTCCTTCATCCTCAGTAACATTCAGACGTTGTCCCGAACAGATGTGTACCGACAGCTGCCCCAAGAGGAAGTGTTCAGAGCGCTGAGCAGTGACGAGCTCCAGGTGAACAGTGAGAACGAGGTGTACGAGGCAGCACTTCACTATCATTACAGTCCCGAGCAGGTGGAAACTGACCAGGTATACTTACAG GACAATCTCAAGATGCTTGATGCTGTGCGTTTTTGCCTGATTGAGAAACACATGTTACAGAGATTGCATGACAGACTGAAGCAGTGCCCTCTGAAGGattcagtttcagctgcacTGCACTACCACGAGCAGGAGCTCCTGCAGCCTGTCCTCCAGACTCCTCTCACCCAGCCACGGTCCACTTTCCACTGTATACTGGGCTTCGGGGGGATGTTTAGTTCCAGTTCCCTTGCGTACACCGATCACCTGTTTCAGGTGTTTCACCCAAGCTGGGGGGAGTGGAGGAGTCTCACTGCAGCTCACGCTCCCCGGATGTCCAACCAGGGCATCGCTGTGCTCAACAACTTTGTTTATCTTATTGGTGGGGACATGAACACCAGTGGATTTCATGCAGAGACCCGCTGCTGGAG ATACGACCCTTGTCACAACAAGTGGCGCATGATCCagtctctgcagcagcagcacgctGACCACTGCGTTTGTGTGGTGGGCGGGCACATTTATGCCATCGGAGGGCGAGACTACAACCACGAGCTGGAGTCAGTGGAGCGTTACGACCCACACACCGACACATGGGAATTTGTATCGCCTCTAAAGAGAGAG GTGTATGCCCATGCTGGAGCAGTGGTGGATGGGAAAATTTATATAACGTGCGGGCGCAGAGGGGTGGCCTACCTCAGAGAGACTTGTTGCTTTGACCCTGCAGCCAATCATTGGACAGGGTGTGCAGATGGCCCGGTGGAGCGGGCGTGGCACGGCATGGCTGCTGTCAGTGGCCGCATATATGTTGTTGGAGGGAGTAATGATGAGCGTGGATACAGGAGAGATGTCCTGAAG GTGGCATGCTTTGACCCTGCAGTCAACTCGTGGTCTTTAATGTCCCCCCTCCCTGCTGGACACGGAGAACCCGGTATAGCTGTGGTGCACAATCACATCTACGTCTTGGGAGGGCGCTCGCACGACAAAGGCAACAGGATGAAATACGTTCACGTGTACAACACCAGCACAGACGAGTGGAAAAATGAGACGGAGTTTAAGGCACGCGTCTCCGGCCTGGCAGCCTGCGTGGCACTCATGACCCCTGCCGTGATCGCCCAGGCCAGAAGCTTGGAGCAACGCACCAAGGCCTCATGGGAAGATGGGGACATGGACAGCTCAGAGGACTCAAGTGaggactga
- the tbx16 gene encoding T-box transcription factor 16, which translates to MQSIRDLKSNFSGPPSASMTAGPDAYIQGNIRITLEDTELWKTFHEIGTEMIITKPGRRMFPHCKVNLSGLIPCAKYVLLVDMVPEDGFRYKWNKEKWEVAGKAEPQPPCRTYVHPDSPAPGSHWMKQSVSFLKLKLTNNTLDQHGHIILHSMHRYHPRFHVVQADDLFSVRWSVFQTFTFPETSFTAVTAYQNTKITKLKIDHNPFAKGFRDEGINKKRRANKNPSCLEKRTKTSDIVNPEEDSPPDFCQSSYDGFDREEGEQPKMKEEDGIKEESYSPWAAEREHRVRTDSPAGADTRDLYSAEQLVPTPASYQSYRFHEYGKSPSPSSSIGSSNSGSGRSSFESRVPDVATVPDHDSSKPREVGPSSCGPQHLPGPQDYTGVLNMSMAQASKPGVISHHIYSPYSTEQHLGQWSGPGPSQYPPPHHLTTDYAAQAVHHSYHHGNVAEWSQYPLFSYSCW; encoded by the exons ATGCAGTCCATCAGAG ACTTGAAGTCCAACTTCAGTGGCCCTCCTTCAGCCTCCATGACTGCTGGCCCTGATGCCTATATTCAGGGTAATATCAGGATCACTCTGGAGGACACTGAACTGTGGAAAACCTTCCATGAAATAGGGACAGAGATGATCATCACTAAACCGGGCAG GAGAATGTTTCCACACTGCAAAGTGAATCTCTCCGGTCTTATTCCGTGTGCCAAGTACGTATTATTGGTCGACATGGTCCCTGAGGATGGTTTCAGGTATAAG TGGAATAAAGAGAAATGGGAGGTTGCAGGAAAAGCGGAgcctcagcctccctgcagaACCTATGTCCACCCAGACTCTCCAGCTCCGGGGAGTCACTGGATGAAGCAGTCTGTCTCCTTCCTCAAGCTCAAGCTCACCAATAACACACTTGACCAGCACGGCCAT ATCATTCTGCACTCCATGCATCGCTACCACCCGCGCTTCCATGTTGTCCAAGCAGACGACCTGTTCAGCGTCCGCTGGAGCGTTTTCCAGACTTTCACCTTCCCGGAGACTTCCTTCACTGCAGTCACTGCCTACCAGAACACCAAG ATTACAAAGCTGAAGATTGATCACAATCCATTTGCAAAGGGCTTCCGAGATGAAGGCATTAATAAGAAAAG GCGCGCCAACAAGAACCCATCATGCCTTGAGAAAAGAACCAAGACATCAGACATTGTGAACCCTGAAGAGGACAGCCCACCAG ATTTCTGCCAATCTTCGTATGATGGTTTTGatagagaggaaggagagcagCCCAAAATGAAAGAAGAGGATGGCATCAAAGAGGAGAGTTACTCTCCTTGGGCTGCTGAGAGAGAGCACAGAGTGAGGACTGACTCTCCTGCTGGTGCAGACACACGAGATCTCTACAGCGCAGAGCAGCTTGTTCCTACCCCAGCTTCCTACCAGTCGTACAG gttcCACGAGTATGGAAAGTCCCCATCCCCCTCCTCCAGCATTGGCAGCAGCAACAGTGGATCCGGACGCAGCAGCTTTGAGTCCAGGGTTCCCGATGTAGCCACGGTCCCCGATCATGACTCTTCAAAGCCGCGTGAGGTTGGTCCTTCCAGCTGTGGCCCCCAGCACCTCCCTGGCCCCCAGGACTACACAGGGGTGCTCAACATGTCCATGGCCCAAGCCAGCAAGCCAGGGGTTATCAGTCACCACATCTACAGCCCCTACAGCACCGAGCAACACCTGGGCCAGTGGAGCGGTCCAGGTCCTTCCCAGTATCCCCCTCCTCACCATCTGACCACTGACTACGCAGCGCAAGCTGTGCATCACAGTTATCACCATGGTAACGTGGCCGAGTGGAGCCAGTACCCGCTGTTCTCTTATTCGTGCTGGTGA